GGTGGACAAGTTCGCCAGCATCGAGGGTTACAGCACGACGTCGGATCCCACCAACTACGCGATCTACAACGGTGGCCAGTACGCGCCTGAGGCCGGCGGCAGCGGCATCGACAACGTCTTCCCGAACGCCAAGCACCTCGTCAAGCTCTCGGGTGTCTATACCGCCCCGTGGGACATCAACGTCGGTGCGTTCTACAACGCGCGGCAGGGCTATATCTATCCTCGCCGCGTGCTGACGCTGCCGCGCATCAACGCGGCCGGTACGGTGAACCTGTACTACGACACGTGGGGCGACACCCGCTACGACACGCTCCAGACCATCGACCTGCGCGTCTCGAAGCGCTTCGTGTTCGGCCGTCGCAGCGTGGAAGGCAGCATGGACGTGTTCAACGTGGGTAACGTGAACACCGTGCTCACGCGCAGCCTGAACCAGACGTCGGCCAACGCCAACTTCGTGACTGGCATCGTGGCACCGCGCATCCTCCGCTTCGGCGTCCGCGTGGTGTTCTGAAGTCCCGAGCGCGGAATCGGCCGACCGATGTTGGCCGATTCCGTGTCGAACGGAAGTCGTGACTGTGAACAGGGTCAGCCCATGGGCTGGCCCTGTCTGCGTTGAAAGGCCACGTACAGCGCGATCGCCGCTGCCGTGGCGACGTTCAGGGAATCCGCGGCAGGCGACATCGGGATGCGCGCGAGGCGGTCGCAGCGGACGAGTGTCTCGGCGGACAGTCCATCTCCCTCGTTGCCGACGAGCACGGCGATCGACGCATCACCCGCCATGTCAGCATGAACACGCTCGATCGAATCCGTCGCACGAGGCGTCAGCCCGATCGTCACGATGCCGCGCGCGGTGAGCGCGTCGAGCAGTTCGTCGATCGGTGCCTGCGCCCAGGACATGTCGAGCACGTGTCCCGTCGACGTGCGAACCGCCTTCCGATAGAGCGGGTCGGCGGATCGGTCGTCGACAAGCACGCACGTCGCGCCGAACGCGCGTGCGTTGCGAAAGCAACTGCCGACATTGTCGGCGTCCGCAAGACGCTCGATGAGGAGCACGCGACGCGGACCGCCGCTGTCGAGGGCCTCGTCGACAGCCAGCGGTCGAGGCCGGCGCACGAGCGCCAACACGCCGCGATGGAACGAGAAGCCCGTGATCGCGGCCATCTCGGCTGGCGTGCGGACGTCGAGGCAATCCCCGAGTCGCCCTTCGAGGTCGAGTGCGCTGACAGCCGCCGGAACCGCCATCACCGACACGATCGCCTCTGGCCCACCGGCCGCGCCGTCGAGAATCCGCTGCACCACCATGCGACCTTCTGCAACGAAGAGCCCCTGCGTACGCAACGCACCTGGATCGGTGAGGGCGGTGGGCCAGTTCATGGGAATGACGAATGACGAATGACGAACAGCTTGCCAAAGACGCGGAGCGGGACGAAGGCCCAAGGCCGAGGGGCGAGGGCCACCTCAGTTGAGTGAGGCGACGCGGCGGCGCAGTTGCTTGACGTGCTCCCAGAGCGCCTCGAACTCCTCCCGCTCGTCCGACTCGTCATCGCCCTCGTCGCGGCGCGGACGACGGGAGGTGAGGGCGAGATAGCGCTCGAGGTCGGCGAGCGCCACGCCGAAGTGGCCCATCTGGTAGGAGAGCAGGCCCCTGTCGCGGAGCTCGGTCAGCGACGTCGGGTCGAGGGCCAGCAACAGATCGGAGACGTCGCGAGCCCGCGCGAACGATCGAAGCTTCGCGTAGGCTCGCTTCAGGTTCACGAGCATCCGCACCAGGATCTGCGCCTTGAACGCCGGCGCCAGCAGCACGCGATCGAACCGTGAGTCCGATCCGGCGTGCTTCGAGAGCAACCGCGCGCAGTCACGTTCGGTGAGCACGATGCCGCCGTGGAACGGATCGAGGATCAGGTCCTCGGTCGGTGCCGCGTCGCCGAGCAGGCCCTTGCAGCGCACGAGGAAATGGCCCGGGAAATTCACGCCTTCGAGCCACAGCCCGGCGCGCCTGCCCACGTGCATGTAGACCACCGACAGGGTGATGGGAATGCCGGTGCGCCGCGTCAGGACGTCGTTGAGGAAGCTGTTCCGAGGGTCGTCGTAGTCGTCGGGACTGCCGGAAAAGCCCTCGTCGTCGAAGAGGAACTGGCCGAGACTCTGAAGGTGGCCCAGCACGTCCCCGTGCGTTGCCGACGACTGCACGTGTAGGCGCGCGCGCTCCGACAGTACCTGCAACTGCGCAAGCGTGTCGGTGGTCCGCAGCGCCGGATACTCGAGCCGCGCAAGATGCAGCGCGGCTTCCGCCAGGTCGTCCTCGCCCGGCCGCTGCGCCAGCGTCAGGAACGCCGAGACCTCGTCGGGTGTCACGTCGTAGCCCTCGCGCGCGACACCACCTCGTCGAGGACGTCGAGCGTGACGTCGGCGATCGACGGCAGCCACGCGTCGGCGCTCGGCAGCTTGTCGCGCTGATACGAGGTCAGCACCGCCACCGTCCGCAGGCCCGCGCCGCGCGCGGCTTGCAGGCCCCATTCGGAGTCCTCGATCGCCACGACGTCGGCAGGTGTTGCACCGGCGCGCAGCGCGCCTGACTCGCGAAGCAGTTCGAACGCACGGGCATAGGGATCGGGCGCCGGCTTGCTGCGCGGCGTCTCGCCGGCGGCGACGATCACCGGGAAGCGATCGCGGAGTCCGCTCCGATCGAGAATCAGCTCGATCTCCTGGCGCAGCGCGCCGGACGCGATCGCGATCGGCACGCGCCCCGCCACGCGCGCCACGCACGCCGCCGCGCCGGCGTACAGGGTGTGATCGCCGATTGCCCGCGGAAACAGGCCCTTCTTGCGTTCCAGCAGTGCCTCGATCTCCGCGGCGTCCATCGTCACGCCCCTGTCGCGGAACACTTCCGCGAAGGCGTCCCTGTCGCTGTAACCGAGGTATCGCTCGTAGTACTCCTCGGCCGTCAGCGTGATGCCGATCTGGTCGAGCACGTCCTGGAAGACCTGCAGGTGGACGGGCTCGCTGTCCGCGAGCACGCCATCGAAGTCGAAGATCACACCTGCGAGCATGTCACCGTTCCAGTTTCAGGCTGTCGCGCATTCGCTCCCCGGCCCTGATGGGCACCGCGAGACGGTTCTCGGGTGGAGGGATGGGGCAATCGTACGTCGGGTCGTAGTAGCAGTACGGCTGATAGGCCGCGTTGAAGTCGATGTCGTAGAGGCCCGTCGGCGTGCGATCGAGATCGAGGTACCGGCCGGAGGGATATGTCTCGATCCCGGCTGTCGTGTCGCGGAAGGGCACGAAGAGCCGCTGGCGTGTGCTGTCGTCGGCGCTCACGAACGCGGTGAGCACGTACGTCTCGCCGTGGATCGAGAAGCGCAGCTTGCCGGCCCTGCGCATCTGACGACGCTGGCCTGTCGAGGTGGGCATCTCGAAGGCGGGCGATTCGGCGTCAGACAGCGGTGCGAGGGATGCGGGCGTGCGCCACGCCGCATCGATCGGGTAGTACGCGAGCGGCAGGAAGCGCGCGCGGTTCTCCGGCTGTACGGGCGAATCGGCCGCCTGCGCGAACATCGCGTCCTTGGCGGCGCGCTGTGCGGCGAGGCTGGCGGTGTGATCGACCTGCGGCGGCTGCGTCGAGCAGCCGTACAGCAGGCACGCCGCGATCATCGCCCCGGTCGATCGGAGAGAAAGACTCACGAGGCAAGAATACATGCTGCTCGTCGGCTACAGCGATGCGGCCAATGCGCGGCGCCAGGGGCGTTGGTCTACCGGCGGGAGCTTCAGCAGGCGCCTGGCGCCGGAGAGGGCGATGCGGAGGACGTCGCCGTCGAGCACGGCTGGCAGCGCGCGCCGCAGGAGCGTGTCGGCACGCAGCGCGGCTTCGGTGGCGGCGATGAGCGCCGCGTGGCGATGTGTGTCCACAGACGCGTCGCCACGCGCGATGGCACGCGCCGCGCGGATCGCCGTGCTGTCGATGGCGTACGCGTCGATGGCGAGGTCCGCGATCCACATCAGGACCTCCTGCTCGTCGGCGAGCCGCTCCTGGTAGCGCTGCATCGCCGCCCCGGCAAGCAGGATCGTGGCCTGCCTGAGCCCGGACGCGACGTGCGCCAGCAGTGCGACAGGTTCCTCTGGCGGCGTGAGCGGCAGCAACGGGAACTGGCCCGGCAGCGCTTTCGCGGCGGCGATCAGCGGAATCTCGCCCTTCGCCGCCGCGCGGACGATCTGACCCGCGAGCAGCAGCCTGTTGATCTCGTTGGTCCCCTCGAAGATGCGGTTCACGCGCGCGTCGCGATACGCCCCTTCGGCCGGATAGTCGCGAACGAAGCCGTTCCCGCCGTGGATCTGGACGTCCTCGTCGAGCACGTACTGCAGCGTCTCGCTCGCGAGCACCTTCAGGATCGACGCCTCGACGGCATGCTGCTCGAACACACGCGCGCGCGACTCATGCGGCAGTTCCGTGTCATCGAGCGAGCCCGCGAGTCGATACAGCGCGCTCTCCGCGGCGTAGGTACGCGCCGCCATCTCGGACAGCTTCATCCTGATCGCACCGAAGTTCGCGATGGGCTGCCCGAACTGCCGTCGCTCCGCCGCGTACCGAGCGGCGTCCTTCAGCATGAACTTCGCCCCGCCCGTCGTCATGGCGCCGAGCTTGAAGCGGCCGTAGTTGAGGACCGTGAACGCGACCTTGTGTCCCTTGCCGACCTCACCGAGCACGGCGTCGGCTCCGACGCGTGCGCCCTGCAACAGCAGCGGCGCCGTCGACGATCCGTGCAGCCCCATCTTGTGTTCCTCGCGTCCGGGCGTCACGCCGGGCGTCGTGCGCGGCACGAGGAATGCGGTGAAGTGCTCGCCGTCGACCTTGGCGAAGACGACGAAGAGATCGGCGAACCCGCAGTTGGTGATCCAGAGCTTCTCGCCGTTGAGCTCGTAACCGCCATCGGGCAGTCGCGTGGCAGTGGCACGCGCGCCGAGCGCGTCGGATCCCGACGCCGCCTCGCTCAATCCGTAAGCGCCCACCATCGTACCCGCCGTGAGTTGCGGCAGGTATGCCGCGCGCTGCTCCGGCGTGCCGAACCACAGAATCGGGATGACGCACAGTCCCATGTGCGCACCTGTCGTCGTGGCGAACGACGCGTAGCGGCCCATCGCTTCGGAGACGATGACGGAGCTGACGACGTCGAGTCCCACGCCGCCGAACGCCTCCGGGACGTCGACGCCGAGCAGGCCGAGTTCGCCGCATTGGTGTACGAGCGACCGCGCGAGCGCCCAGTCCTTCGCCTCGAGTGCCTCCCGGCGCGTCCACACCTCCTGCTCGACGAACGCTGCCGCCGTCGACCCGATCATGCGGTGCTCGTCGCCGCAATCCTCAGGAGTGAACACCCTTGCCGAATCAGTGCTGAAGAGCCAGTTCATGGGAATGTCCGAGCCCTACACGGCGATCAATCGCTGGATCGCTTCGTATCCATCGTCGCCGATGTCGAGGCTGTGTTGGTTGACGTAGAGCGCGATGTGCTGCGCGCAGACTTCGGGCGACATCTCCTGTGCGTGCGCGCTGACGTACGCGCGGCTCGCGCCGGGGTGATCGAACGCGTGGCGCACCGACGCGCGAATCGCGCGCTCGACGTTGGCGCGTGTCGTGTCATCCACGTCGTTGCGCACGCAGATGCCCGCGAGCGGTACCGGCAGCCCGGTCTCGCCTTCCCACCACGTGCCGAGGTCGATCACCTGCACGAGACCATGGTCGCGATACGTGAAGCGGCTCTCGTGGATGATGAGGCCGGCATCGACGATGCCGGCGGCGACGGCGCGGAGGATGCGGTCGTAGCGCATCTCCACGAACTCGGGAAGTTCCGGTTCGCCGCGCAGGGACCCGCCCTGTCGTTCCAGCGCGAGGCGCAGCAACCGATACGCCGTCGTCTCGCGGCCGGGTATCGCCACGCGCCCGCGTGCGGCATCGGCGAGCGACATCGCCGCGCGCGCCACGACGAGCGGCCCCACGCCACGGCCGAGCGCCGCGCCGCTGCGAAGCAGGCGATACCGATCGCCGACGGCCGCGAACGCGCCGACGCTCAGCTTCGTGAGGTCGAACTCACCGTCGTGCGCGCGCCGGTTCAGTTCCTCGATGTCGAGCAGCACGGGCTTCACGCGGAACGGTGCATCGACGAGCCCGAACGTGAGCGCGTGGAACGCGAACGTGTCGTTCGGACACGGCGAATACCCGAACGTCAGATCACGCATCGCGCCACCTCGTGCACGACACGCGGCGTGGCGCTGGCGATCGCCGCGATCGCCGCGTCGAAGTGCCACAGTGCCCGGTCCGCCTCTTCGATCTCGTTCGAGATCGCCCGGATCTCGACAGCGGGAACACCCGCCTGCCGTGCGGCGCGCAGCACCGCGAAACCCTCCATCGCTTCGACGTCCTCGCCCGTCGTGCCGCCCACGCGTGCGCTGGTGCCGATCGCCAGACGCGGTGCCGACGGGAGCGCGCGAGCCGCAGCGTCGACCAGTTGTGGAGACGCCGCCACGATCGACGGCGCGAAGCGTTCCGGTACGCCGAGGTCCACGTATCGCGCTTCGGTGCCGATCACGAGCGTGGCCGGTGCGAGCGCCGCACGTCGACGTGCACCGGCGATACCGACGAGGACGATCGCCGCAGGCTTGTCGGTGGCAAGCGCTGTCGCCGTCGCCACGGCCGCGTCGACGGGGCCTACTCCGCACACGAGCGTGCGCCATCCTGCGGGTGGGGCGAGCTCCATCGCCGTCGCCGCGACGACGAGAATGTGCGGCGTCACGCGCGCGGTCCCAGGTTCTCGATGAGGCCGGCGGCTCCCATCCCGCCTCCCACGCACATCGTCACGATGCCGTACCGTGCCTTGCGCCGCGCCAGTTCGTGCACGATCGTCGCCGTGAGCTTCGCGCCGGTGCAGCCGAGCGGATGGCCGAGCGCGATCGCGCCGCCGTTGACGTTCACTTTCGCGAGGTCGAGGTCCAGATCGTGCGCGCACGCGAGCACCTGGCTCGCGAACGCTTCGTTCAGCTCGATGAGGTCGATGTCGTCGAGCGTGAGGCCGGTTCGCACGAGCAGCTTGCGCACGGCGGGTACGGGGCCGATGCCGAACCGCTCCGGCTCCACGCCAGCCGTGGCGTACGCGACGAGGCGTGCGAGCGCCGTGAGACCGAGTTCCCGCGCGCGCGTCTCGCTCATCACGACAACGGCGGCCGCGCCATCGCTCATTTGCGACGAGTTACCCGCCGTCACGGTGCCCTTCGCATGGAACGCGGGTCTGAGCTTCGCCAATGCGTCGAGCGACGTGTCGGCACGGGGACCCTCGTCTGCGGTCACCTCGACGCGATCGATCTGTCCCTGGCACACCACCGGGACGATCTCGGCGTCGAAGCGTCCTGCCTGCTGTGCGGCGATGGCGCGGCGATGACTCTCCAGCGCGTACGCGTCCTGCGCCTCGCGCGAGATGCCATACTCGCGTGCGTGGTTCTCGGCGACGAGGCCCGTCGTCAGGTACACATCCGGATAGCCGGCCACGAGCGTCGGGTTCGGCGCGATCTTGTGGCCGCCCATCGGCACGAGGCTCATCGACTCGGTACCGCCGGCGAGCACCACGTCGGCGCTTCCCGCTCTGATGCGATCGACGGCACACGCGATCGCTTCGAGGCCCGACGCGCAGAAGCGATTCACCGTCACGGCCGACGCCGTATGCGGCACGCCCGCGCGCAGGCTGGCGATGCGCGCCACGTTCATGCCCTGTTCGGCTTCGGGCATCGCGCAACCCAGCATCACGTCGTCCACGAGCGCGGGATCGAGCGCCGGTACGCGCGCGAGCGCCGCCTGGAGGGCCAGTGCGGCGAGATCGTCGGGACGCATGTATCGGAACCGGCCCTTCGGAGCCTTGCCGGCAGGTGTCCTGACGGCGGCGACGAGAACGGCATCTGTCACGGTATTGTCTCCACGAAGCGCGCCACCTCCTCGGCGAACACGTCACGACGCGTCACGCAGCCCCAGTGTCCCGTGCGGTCGAGCGTCACGTGTCGCGCGTTGGGCAGCCAGTCCATCATCCGGCAACTCGCCTCGGCCGGCACGATGCGATCGAGTCCACGCTCACCGGTGACCAGCAGCGTCGGCTGGTGAACCTGCCGGCAGTCATGCACGAGGTTCTCGCCGGCAAGGAGGTGCAGCCGGTGCGCCATGCGTCCGGGCGACTGTGGCGCCTGCACGGCGAGCCCGAGCATCGCCAGCGCCCGTGTGTGCCACGCACCGCCGTACGCAGCGCGCAACTCCGGCATGACGCGACGGGGTGATCCGCCGAAGAACACCGGGGCGAGCAGGTACGGGTGGTTCGCCATGCGGCTGATGCGCGCGTCTGGCGTGTAGTCGGCGTTGAGAGGCGACGCCAGCACGAGCGCCCGCACGCGTTCGGGAAATCGCGCGGCCAGCCTGATGGCCACCAGCCCGCCATACGAGATGCCGCACGCGATCGCCGGGCCGCTCGTGACGCGGTTGAGCGCGTTGATCGCCTGCCGGACGAGGTCGTCGAACGACGCGGGCGCGAGGGGCGGCACCGTCCCGTGTTCGCCCGCGAGCGAGTAGCTCACCACGCGATGGCGGCGCGCGAGAGCCTCGACCGCCGGACGTATCCACTCCCAGCGTCCCTGGATGCCGGGGATCACCAGCAGCGTGGGTCCGTGTCCCGTGACGATCATCAGTTCCGGAGCGTCTTGCCCGTTTCGAGCGTGTACGCGATGCGGGCCTGGGTCTTGGGTTCGCCACACAGGCTCAGGAACGCCTCGCGTTCGAGATCGAGCAGGGACGCTTCGCTGACCTCCGTGGCGTGCGGCACGTCGCCACCGGCGAGGATCCACGCGAGCCTGCGGCCGATCGTCGCGTCGTGGTCGCTGATCCGCCCGGCCCGGTGTGCCAGGTGGACGCCGAGGTCGAGCGCCGCCCGCACATCGGGACCGCCGACGGGAATCGCCGCGGGCGCGTGACCCGGCGCGTACGAGGCGGCGCGCGCTTTCACGAGCTCGCGTGCATCGGCGTGCAGGCGCGTGCGATGCATGCTCACCGCATCGCCCTGACGCAGGTACCCCAGCGCGCGTGCGTGCGCCGCGCTCGTCGAGACGAGACCGAAGCCGATCGTCTCGAACACGCGCTGCACGAACGGCAGCACGTCGGCCTGCGTCGACGGCCGCTGCTGCATTGCACGCCACAGCATTTCCTTGGTGCCGCAGCCGGCAGGGATGACGCCGACACCAACCTCGACGAGCCCCATGTACGTCTCGGCCGCGGCCTGCACGCCCGACGCGTGCAGCGCCATCTCGGTTGCGCCACCGAGCGTGAGCCCGTTGATCGCCGTCACGACGGGCACCTGCGCGTCGCGCAGCCGCAGCACCGTGCGCTGGAACGTCCGCACCATCGCGTCGAGCGCATCCCACTCGCCATCCTGCGCTTCCATCAGCACGAGCAGCAGGTTGGCGCCCGCCGAGAACACGGGGCCCTGCGTGCCGATCACGAGGCCGATACCCTCTCGCTCGGCGCGATCGAGGCCCTCCTGGATCATCGCGAGCGTGTCACCGCCGATGGCGTTCATCTTCGAGTGCAGTTCGACGGCGAAGACGCCGTCGCCGGTGTCGAGGATCGACCCCGCGGTGTTGGACGCCACGACAGCCTGCCGTTCGCGCGCACTGGCGAGAATCAACAGCTCGGCGGGTTCCGCGCGGAAGGCACCCCGTTCGCGAACCGTATCGCGCCCCGCGGCACGGGCGTCGGCGAGGATCGGCGGGAGGTCGTCGGACGTTCCCGACTCGCCGCGCATCGCACCGATCAGCGCCTCGATTCCGATCGCGTCGATGATCTCGAACGGGCCCAGGTCCCAGCCGAACCCCCATCGCATCGCCCTGTCCACATCGTCGATGTGGTGGGCGATCTGCGGCCAGACGCGCGCGGTGTAGAGCAGCGTCCCGCCGAGCGTGGCGCGCGTGAACGCCGACTCCTCCGAGGAACCCAGCATCAGCGCCTTGATGCGTCCGGCGGCACCGCCCCGTGCGTCGCGCAATGCGTCGAGCGCCGGGCGTACGACGGGTATGCGCGGCACGTACTCGAACGTGGCCGGATCGAGGACGAGGATCTCGGACGCCCCGCCCGGGCCCTTCACGCGCTTGAAGAAGCCC
This genomic window from Acidobacteriota bacterium contains:
- a CDS encoding RNA methyltransferase; translated protein: MNWPTALTDPGALRTQGLFVAEGRMVVQRILDGAAGGPEAIVSVMAVPAAVSALDLEGRLGDCLDVRTPAEMAAITGFSFHRGVLALVRRPRPLAVDEALDSGGPRRVLLIERLADADNVGSCFRNARAFGATCVLVDDRSADPLYRKAVRTSTGHVLDMSWAQAPIDELLDALTARGIVTIGLTPRATDSIERVHADMAGDASIAVLVGNEGDGLSAETLVRCDRLARIPMSPAADSLNVATAAAIALYVAFQRRQGQPMG
- a CDS encoding transglutaminase family protein, with amino-acid sequence MTPDEVSAFLTLAQRPGEDDLAEAALHLARLEYPALRTTDTLAQLQVLSERARLHVQSSATHGDVLGHLQSLGQFLFDDEGFSGSPDDYDDPRNSFLNDVLTRRTGIPITLSVVYMHVGRRAGLWLEGVNFPGHFLVRCKGLLGDAAPTEDLILDPFHGGIVLTERDCARLLSKHAGSDSRFDRVLLAPAFKAQILVRMLVNLKRAYAKLRSFARARDVSDLLLALDPTSLTELRDRGLLSYQMGHFGVALADLERYLALTSRRPRRDEGDDESDEREEFEALWEHVKQLRRRVASLN
- a CDS encoding HAD family phosphatase; protein product: MLAGVIFDFDGVLADSEPVHLQVFQDVLDQIGITLTAEEYYERYLGYSDRDAFAEVFRDRGVTMDAAEIEALLERKKGLFPRAIGDHTLYAGAAACVARVAGRVPIAIASGALRQEIELILDRSGLRDRFPVIVAAGETPRSKPAPDPYARAFELLRESGALRAGATPADVVAIEDSEWGLQAARGAGLRTVAVLTSYQRDKLPSADAWLPSIADVTLDVLDEVVSRARATT
- a CDS encoding DUF1684 domain-containing protein gives rise to the protein MSLSLRSTGAMIAACLLYGCSTQPPQVDHTASLAAQRAAKDAMFAQAADSPVQPENRARFLPLAYYPIDAAWRTPASLAPLSDAESPAFEMPTSTGQRRQMRRAGKLRFSIHGETYVLTAFVSADDSTRQRLFVPFRDTTAGIETYPSGRYLDLDRTPTGLYDIDFNAAYQPYCYYDPTYDCPIPPPENRLAVPIRAGERMRDSLKLER
- a CDS encoding acyl-CoA dehydrogenase family protein, giving the protein MIGSTAAAFVEQEVWTRREALEAKDWALARSLVHQCGELGLLGVDVPEAFGGVGLDVVSSVIVSEAMGRYASFATTTGAHMGLCVIPILWFGTPEQRAAYLPQLTAGTMVGAYGLSEAASGSDALGARATATRLPDGGYELNGEKLWITNCGFADLFVVFAKVDGEHFTAFLVPRTTPGVTPGREEHKMGLHGSSTAPLLLQGARVGADAVLGEVGKGHKVAFTVLNYGRFKLGAMTTGGAKFMLKDAARYAAERRQFGQPIANFGAIRMKLSEMAARTYAAESALYRLAGSLDDTELPHESRARVFEQHAVEASILKVLASETLQYVLDEDVQIHGGNGFVRDYPAEGAYRDARVNRIFEGTNEINRLLLAGQIVRAAAKGEIPLIAAAKALPGQFPLLPLTPPEEPVALLAHVASGLRQATILLAGAAMQRYQERLADEQEVLMWIADLAIDAYAIDSTAIRAARAIARGDASVDTHRHAALIAATEAALRADTLLRRALPAVLDGDVLRIALSGARRLLKLPPVDQRPWRRALAASL
- a CDS encoding 1,4-dihydroxy-6-naphthoate synthase, translated to MRDLTFGYSPCPNDTFAFHALTFGLVDAPFRVKPVLLDIEELNRRAHDGEFDLTKLSVGAFAAVGDRYRLLRSGAALGRGVGPLVVARAAMSLADAARGRVAIPGRETTAYRLLRLALERQGGSLRGEPELPEFVEMRYDRILRAVAAGIVDAGLIIHESRFTYRDHGLVQVIDLGTWWEGETGLPVPLAGICVRNDVDDTTRANVERAIRASVRHAFDHPGASRAYVSAHAQEMSPEVCAQHIALYVNQHSLDIGDDGYEAIQRLIAV
- a CDS encoding acetyl-CoA C-acyltransferase, whose product is MTDAVLVAAVRTPAGKAPKGRFRYMRPDDLAALALQAALARVPALDPALVDDVMLGCAMPEAEQGMNVARIASLRAGVPHTASAVTVNRFCASGLEAIACAVDRIRAGSADVVLAGGTESMSLVPMGGHKIAPNPTLVAGYPDVYLTTGLVAENHAREYGISREAQDAYALESHRRAIAAQQAGRFDAEIVPVVCQGQIDRVEVTADEGPRADTSLDALAKLRPAFHAKGTVTAGNSSQMSDGAAAVVVMSETRARELGLTALARLVAYATAGVEPERFGIGPVPAVRKLLVRTGLTLDDIDLIELNEAFASQVLACAHDLDLDLAKVNVNGGAIALGHPLGCTGAKLTATIVHELARRKARYGIVTMCVGGGMGAAGLIENLGPRA
- a CDS encoding alpha/beta hydrolase is translated as MIVTGHGPTLLVIPGIQGRWEWIRPAVEALARRHRVVSYSLAGEHGTVPPLAPASFDDLVRQAINALNRVTSGPAIACGISYGGLVAIRLAARFPERVRALVLASPLNADYTPDARISRMANHPYLLAPVFFGGSPRRVMPELRAAYGGAWHTRALAMLGLAVQAPQSPGRMAHRLHLLAGENLVHDCRQVHQPTLLVTGERGLDRIVPAEASCRMMDWLPNARHVTLDRTGHWGCVTRRDVFAEEVARFVETIP
- a CDS encoding enoyl-CoA hydratase/isomerase family protein; translated protein: MSKPLRNAIVVGAGTMGAQIAAHLANAGVPVHLLDVDAAAAAAGWKRAQALKPDPLFTAEQGALVRTGAIDDGDFGSADWIIEAIVERIEPKRTLFERIDAERGSETIVSSNTSGLPLTSLVEGRSDAFASHFVGTHFFNPPRYMPLVEVIPVAATSDDTVARVRHWLDVRLGRSVVVAKDSPNFIANHIGLYGLFAVLRAWELGPFDIDTIDAMTGPAIGRPKSATFRTLDITGLDVAVQVARNFVERTTDPALRELFTVGPRIAGLLERGWIGEKAGQGFFKRVKGPGGASEILVLDPATFEYVPRIPVVRPALDALRDARGGAAGRIKALMLGSSEESAFTRATLGGTLLYTARVWPQIAHHIDDVDRAMRWGFGWDLGPFEIIDAIGIEALIGAMRGESGTSDDLPPILADARAAGRDTVRERGAFRAEPAELLILASARERQAVVASNTAGSILDTGDGVFAVELHSKMNAIGGDTLAMIQEGLDRAEREGIGLVIGTQGPVFSAGANLLLVLMEAQDGEWDALDAMVRTFQRTVLRLRDAQVPVVTAINGLTLGGATEMALHASGVQAAAETYMGLVEVGVGVIPAGCGTKEMLWRAMQQRPSTQADVLPFVQRVFETIGFGLVSTSAAHARALGYLRQGDAVSMHRTRLHADARELVKARAASYAPGHAPAAIPVGGPDVRAALDLGVHLAHRAGRISDHDATIGRRLAWILAGGDVPHATEVSEASLLDLEREAFLSLCGEPKTQARIAYTLETGKTLRN